In Methylomagnum ishizawai, one DNA window encodes the following:
- a CDS encoding sigma-54 dependent transcriptional regulator produces MDTRKLLCFDPTGTDNGVLDALRARGWDIITVTRLDEAKNLIDAHGFHLGMVLFGSREQADISPIQSLLAMRYPMEWIALLPPQALHNREVCQLIAQGFYDYHTLPLDPERLQFTLGHAYGMALVMKRLRAQTPSHGDEGIIGCSPKFTKLFADIERAAGLDVPVLVRGENGSGKEIAARAIHRRSMRGDRPFIVVSCGALPSNLMMSELFGFEKGAFAGAYRTKEGSIEAASGGTLFLDEVGELPADLQEVMLRFLREKTIRRVGGDRDIPVDVRIIAASHTDLAKAVADGHFLEELYQALSPFVVNVPSLRERRDDIELLAKYYLDLFVNEKYRHISGYTPEAVTSMQRYEWPGNIRELINRVRRAMVMCEDRWITPQDLGLNVVEPGTTKFQGNVMTLDEAKAEAEKEIIQVTLRATENNISRAARQLAVSRMTLYRLMDKHRIRNTAAGRG; encoded by the coding sequence ATGGATACGCGCAAACTTTTGTGCTTCGATCCCACGGGAACCGATAACGGCGTACTGGACGCGTTGCGTGCCAGGGGCTGGGATATCATCACCGTGACCCGGCTCGACGAGGCCAAGAATCTTATCGATGCCCACGGTTTCCACTTGGGCATGGTCTTGTTCGGTTCCCGCGAACAAGCCGATATTTCACCCATCCAGTCGCTATTGGCGATGCGTTATCCCATGGAATGGATCGCGCTGCTGCCGCCGCAAGCTCTGCATAACCGCGAGGTTTGCCAGTTGATCGCCCAGGGCTTCTACGATTACCACACGCTGCCGCTCGATCCCGAGCGCCTGCAATTCACCCTCGGCCACGCCTACGGCATGGCCTTGGTGATGAAGCGCCTGCGTGCCCAGACCCCGAGCCACGGCGACGAGGGCATCATCGGTTGCAGCCCCAAATTCACCAAGCTGTTCGCTGATATCGAACGGGCGGCCGGCCTGGATGTTCCGGTCTTGGTCCGGGGCGAGAACGGTTCGGGCAAGGAAATCGCCGCCCGCGCCATCCACCGCCGTTCCATGCGTGGCGATAGGCCGTTCATCGTGGTGAGCTGTGGCGCCTTGCCCTCCAACCTGATGATGTCCGAGTTGTTCGGTTTCGAGAAAGGCGCGTTCGCCGGTGCCTACCGCACCAAGGAAGGCAGCATCGAGGCCGCTTCCGGCGGCACCCTGTTCCTCGACGAAGTGGGCGAATTGCCCGCCGACCTCCAGGAGGTCATGCTGCGCTTCCTGCGCGAGAAGACCATCCGCCGCGTGGGGGGCGACCGCGATATTCCGGTCGATGTCCGCATCATCGCCGCTTCCCATACCGATCTGGCGAAAGCCGTCGCCGATGGGCATTTCCTGGAAGAACTGTACCAAGCCTTGAGTCCGTTCGTGGTCAACGTGCCTTCCCTGCGCGAACGCCGCGACGATATCGAACTGCTGGCCAAGTACTACCTAGACCTGTTCGTCAACGAGAAGTACCGCCATATCAGCGGCTACACGCCCGAGGCAGTCACTTCCATGCAGCGCTATGAATGGCCCGGCAATATCCGCGAGTTGATCAACCGCGTCCGCCGCGCCATGGTCATGTGCGAGGACCGCTGGATCACCCCGCAAGACCTGGGGCTGAACGTGGTCGAGCCCGGCACCACCAAGTTCCAGGGCAATGTGATGACCTTGGACGAAGCCAAGGCCGAGGCCGAGAAGGAGATCATCCAGGTCACCCTGCGGGCGACCGAGAACAATATTTCGCGGGCGGCCCGGCAACTGGCCGTGTCGCGCATGACGCTCTATCGCCTGATGGACAAGCACCGCATCCGCAACACCGCCGCCGGCCGGGGTTGA
- a CDS encoding MEKHLA domain-containing protein, with translation MTAPPPYPSEDNHYLAEHVALLRDSHRHWTGRPLLDPRLTHEEAARHLFAAPFVVVSHDTAPDPLFNYANQTALALFAMDWEEFTALPSRLSAERINQEARAELLARVAERGYIDDYQGVRIGRHGRRFLIEAATVWNLLDPRGVICGQAACFKHWKFL, from the coding sequence ATGACCGCTCCCCCACCCTATCCCAGCGAAGACAACCACTATCTGGCCGAGCATGTCGCCCTTTTACGCGACAGCCACCGCCATTGGACGGGCCGCCCCTTGCTCGATCCCCGCCTGACCCACGAGGAAGCCGCCCGCCACCTGTTCGCCGCGCCCTTCGTGGTGGTCTCCCACGACACCGCCCCCGACCCCCTCTTCAACTACGCCAACCAGACCGCGCTGGCCCTGTTCGCCATGGACTGGGAAGAATTCACCGCGCTGCCTTCGCGGCTCTCCGCCGAGAGGATCAACCAGGAGGCGCGGGCGGAACTGTTGGCGCGGGTGGCCGAGCGGGGTTACATCGACGATTATCAGGGAGTCCGCATCGGACGGCATGGACGGCGCTTCCTGATCGAGGCGGCCACGGTGTGGAACCTGCTCGATCCGCGCGGCGTGATCTGCGGCCAGGCGGCCTGCTTCAAGCATTGGAAGTTCTTGTGA
- a CDS encoding tubulin-like doman-containing protein, whose translation MSNNHLIIGLGGTGGKVIKAFRKGVYEEFRNVEPIGPDGKHHVVHIGYLYVDSSANDLAASERWRTQGDIGALIALNERHRLSIAHNDLQTRLRDREHFPVTHRYIGNPQLWTDIFSQMNVQQAAGGQMRRLGEALFEPQCQAFVDRVKTLCNELSGTSGVQGVSFHVCCGLAGGTGSGAFLHVIAQLRRHFPNSREFPIFLYLLLPEPNSEWASNGERTNYYANGYAALQELNAYLLSDPKDGPNKGGPLFTPYDLTANTGPAHRFENIAAGGRTHLLDRLQGCFVLSNINERGLVIGVKNEEIHNLIAQLAFQRIFLIDSADAGQYRPLRDAITLENTIIDDEGQTTDPTQKVRSTRFLSFGLKRLLVPEEEIREHFAASFASQAALQMLYNHWPAETATAFVDEKKKIAFKLDVQKQDKLAGWKLSDEQITLSKGILATEIANQRWKPIQETWNDIAPHLKTDAWEGGSGNGIDPRLGKLEIAFQEYYNDSFRGIGVDKLYEAVSRDVGLPDRHVAEICDTVEQWMFDQWQDGTYSVTELETFLDDLIEDLERRLGAIPARLEAIKKSLSTLNERMDENSSRFAKVGLLGKAMGRPGDIFNAQADLLTEVYEKRTLIQAWTFAEKLLRRVVAELRDRLRPGLAEFRVGLSQVNDFFQRRLGQTCQDDAASNVETANVVKFYEPAGVRRFCRSLLELEQMQRSWAGVLRRKAVDTAAENKQRKSGREKGFAMMVQHFIKEADAMRVFEDVARQNAEQAHDERTGPNNRHFGVNIVTKLAEQFADREKLRDYIKTLVRSSLTFMQWRGVEFGGGVGPNSMLAVSLPRCDERASFREELKALFRDSFEGKVEIIDSGRRGNEICLIAFKYVFPLRYLEPVWQLKERYDYRLNVGSRERALLEVHIEDHQPALPGLFRPAPGEAGKRVLPALQIAAALGVFEQAYNDATGQQERKLKLLDADGRPRFFYYPDALLGLFDAPPRPATETAVLSALIEQLTQEQSEAVEKRVRDALAAEQYRIATAREELKQKLLAQLENVQHNRNHNERDPIYLKMDEACGAAIQRVMALR comes from the coding sequence ATGAGCAACAATCATCTCATCATCGGTCTGGGCGGTACCGGCGGCAAGGTCATCAAGGCGTTCCGCAAAGGGGTGTACGAAGAATTCCGCAATGTCGAGCCTATCGGCCCGGACGGCAAGCACCATGTGGTGCATATCGGCTATCTATATGTCGATTCCAGCGCCAACGACCTCGCCGCCAGCGAGCGCTGGCGCACCCAGGGCGATATCGGTGCCTTGATCGCCCTCAACGAGCGCCACCGGCTCTCCATCGCCCACAATGACTTGCAAACCCGCTTGCGCGACCGCGAGCATTTCCCGGTCACCCACCGCTATATCGGCAACCCCCAGTTGTGGACTGATATTTTCAGCCAGATGAACGTGCAGCAGGCGGCGGGCGGGCAGATGCGGCGCTTGGGCGAAGCCTTGTTCGAGCCGCAATGCCAAGCTTTCGTGGATCGGGTGAAAACCCTGTGCAACGAGTTGTCGGGCACCAGCGGGGTCCAGGGCGTAAGTTTTCATGTGTGCTGCGGCCTGGCTGGCGGTACCGGATCGGGGGCGTTCCTGCACGTTATCGCCCAGTTGCGCCGCCATTTCCCCAATTCCAGGGAGTTCCCGATCTTCCTCTATCTCTTGTTGCCCGAGCCCAATTCCGAATGGGCCAGCAATGGCGAGCGCACCAATTATTACGCCAACGGCTATGCCGCCTTGCAGGAACTCAACGCCTACCTGCTGTCCGATCCCAAGGACGGTCCCAACAAGGGCGGACCGCTGTTCACCCCCTACGACCTCACCGCCAATACCGGCCCGGCCCATCGTTTCGAGAACATCGCTGCCGGGGGCCGCACCCATCTGCTGGACCGCTTGCAAGGCTGTTTCGTGCTGTCCAATATCAACGAGCGCGGCTTGGTGATTGGGGTCAAGAATGAGGAAATCCACAACCTCATCGCCCAACTGGCGTTCCAGCGCATCTTCCTGATCGACAGCGCCGATGCCGGCCAATACCGCCCCCTGCGCGATGCCATCACCCTGGAAAACACCATCATCGACGACGAGGGCCAGACCACTGATCCCACCCAGAAGGTCCGCAGCACCCGCTTCCTGAGCTTCGGACTCAAGCGGCTGCTGGTGCCGGAGGAAGAAATCCGCGAGCATTTCGCCGCCAGTTTCGCCTCGCAGGCCGCTTTGCAGATGCTCTACAACCATTGGCCCGCCGAAACCGCCACCGCCTTCGTGGACGAGAAGAAAAAGATCGCCTTCAAACTGGACGTGCAGAAACAGGACAAACTGGCGGGCTGGAAACTCAGCGACGAGCAAATCACCCTGAGCAAAGGCATCCTCGCCACGGAAATTGCCAACCAGCGCTGGAAACCGATCCAGGAGACCTGGAACGATATCGCCCCCCATCTCAAGACCGATGCCTGGGAGGGTGGCAGTGGCAATGGTATCGATCCCCGCCTCGGCAAATTGGAGATCGCGTTCCAGGAATATTACAACGATAGTTTCCGGGGCATCGGGGTGGATAAGCTGTACGAGGCAGTGAGCCGCGATGTGGGCTTGCCCGACCGCCATGTCGCCGAAATCTGCGATACCGTCGAGCAATGGATGTTCGACCAATGGCAGGATGGCACCTATTCGGTGACGGAACTGGAGACCTTCCTCGATGATTTGATCGAGGATTTGGAGCGCCGCCTAGGGGCCATCCCCGCCCGCTTGGAAGCCATCAAGAAGAGCCTTTCCACCCTCAACGAGCGTATGGATGAGAATAGCTCCCGCTTCGCCAAGGTGGGGCTGCTGGGCAAGGCGATGGGACGGCCCGGCGATATCTTCAACGCCCAGGCCGATTTGCTGACCGAAGTCTATGAAAAGCGCACCTTGATCCAGGCCTGGACCTTCGCCGAGAAGTTGCTGCGCCGGGTTGTCGCCGAATTGCGCGACCGTTTGCGTCCCGGTTTGGCCGAATTCCGGGTCGGCTTGTCCCAGGTCAATGACTTTTTCCAACGCCGCCTCGGCCAGACTTGTCAGGATGATGCCGCCAGCAACGTCGAAACTGCCAATGTTGTGAAATTCTACGAACCCGCCGGGGTCCGGCGCTTCTGCCGCAGCTTGCTGGAACTGGAGCAGATGCAACGCAGTTGGGCTGGCGTCCTGCGGCGCAAGGCGGTCGATACCGCCGCCGAGAACAAGCAGCGCAAGAGCGGTCGGGAAAAAGGCTTCGCCATGATGGTCCAGCATTTCATCAAGGAAGCCGACGCCATGCGGGTGTTCGAGGACGTGGCGCGGCAGAACGCCGAACAGGCCCATGACGAGCGTACCGGACCCAACAACCGCCATTTCGGTGTCAACATCGTCACCAAGCTGGCCGAGCAATTCGCCGACCGGGAAAAGCTGCGCGATTACATCAAGACCTTGGTGCGTAGCTCCCTGACCTTCATGCAATGGCGTGGCGTGGAATTCGGCGGCGGGGTCGGTCCCAACTCCATGCTGGCGGTCAGCCTGCCGCGTTGCGACGAACGGGCATCGTTCCGCGAGGAACTCAAAGCCCTGTTCCGCGATAGTTTCGAGGGCAAGGTGGAAATCATCGACAGCGGTCGCCGCGGCAACGAAATCTGCCTGATCGCCTTCAAGTACGTGTTCCCCCTGCGCTATCTGGAGCCGGTGTGGCAGCTCAAAGAGCGCTATGACTACCGGCTTAATGTCGGTTCCCGCGAGCGGGCGCTGTTGGAAGTGCATATCGAGGACCATCAGCCCGCCTTGCCCGGTTTGTTCCGGCCCGCGCCGGGCGAGGCGGGTAAACGGGTGTTGCCCGCTTTGCAAATCGCCGCCGCGCTTGGGGTGTTTGAGCAAGCCTACAACGACGCCACCGGCCAGCAGGAACGCAAGCTCAAGCTGTTGGATGCCGATGGCCGTCCGCGCTTCTTCTATTACCCCGATGCCTTGCTGGGCTTGTTCGACGCGCCACCACGTCCCGCCACCGAAACCGCCGTCCTCAGCGCCTTGATCGAGCAACTGACCCAGGAGCAATCCGAGGCGGTGGAAAAACGGGTGAGGGATGCCTTGGCGGCGGAGCAATACCGCATCGCCACCGCCCGCGAGGAACTCAAGCAAAAGCTGCTGGCGCAATTGGAGAATGTCCAGCACAACCGCAACCACAATGAGCGCGACCCAATCTACCTCAAGATGGACGAAGCCTGCGGGGCGGCGATCCAGCGGGTGATGGCGCTGCGTTGA
- a CDS encoding DUF1318 domain-containing protein: MALRQGRCRNYGVCHFADDRLLQAVEAGAEFVCGNPECRSPLAESTGQGGPPDGVVRRRLVLGAGLVLLAGLGSGLGYYLSRPAAEGMAAAGVSGFAGGGGTAMRKPMEQWMNEFAAPPAQAPETLPPGKLRLAWGAVGRIKARSLDIDALKQAGQLVGSESGLLNPVEGARLTPEQRSLVGQENQDRRTLFAFVAEYSNPATEYERVANEYARNRWREWSPK; the protein is encoded by the coding sequence ATGGCGCTGAGGCAAGGCAGGTGCAGGAATTACGGGGTCTGCCATTTCGCCGACGACCGGCTGTTGCAGGCGGTGGAAGCGGGGGCCGAGTTCGTGTGCGGCAATCCCGAGTGCCGGTCGCCCCTGGCCGAAAGCACCGGCCAGGGTGGGCCACCGGACGGTGTCGTCCGGCGCAGACTGGTCCTGGGTGCGGGGCTGGTCTTGTTGGCCGGGCTGGGTAGCGGGTTGGGGTATTACCTGTCGCGTCCGGCGGCGGAGGGGATGGCCGCCGCCGGAGTATCCGGGTTCGCGGGTGGCGGCGGTACCGCGATGCGTAAGCCCATGGAGCAATGGATGAACGAATTCGCCGCCCCGCCCGCCCAAGCCCCCGAAACCCTGCCACCCGGCAAGCTGCGGCTGGCCTGGGGCGCGGTGGGCCGGATCAAGGCGCGGTCGCTCGATATTGATGCGCTCAAACAGGCCGGCCAGTTGGTTGGCAGCGAGTCCGGCCTGCTGAATCCCGTGGAGGGGGCCCGGCTGACTCCGGAGCAGCGGAGCTTGGTCGGCCAGGAAAACCAGGACCGGCGGACCTTGTTCGCTTTCGTGGCCGAGTATTCCAATCCCGCCACCGAGTACGAGCGGGTGGCGAACGAGTATGCGCGGAATCGCTGGCGGGAGTGGTCGCCGAAATAG
- a CDS encoding vWA domain-containing protein has protein sequence MAKKAGRCKNYDGCAKAKQHTVIDADEFNFVCPECGSGLSDYVRPKSAGPNWPLLGLLGLVAAGAIGGTGYWLLSGKDKPEAAPVPTPIIAKPPPIAPARCVPQPLLLPGKRSLYERILTRPGAVLTTQPGNGQGEAQAPLTRFYVYQRQSLGGEEWLQVGGSAECKPEGWLRGASAVAWKQQITVVFDNPAGRERVWLFKDDTALESIAKSTDPAADVGQLRVGDSRIVSAEPENYIDFNQKFYLLPITDSREIRNGGGRPMHLLKVHAVTQAEGDETPPPLPEKPKAAVVFVIDSTISMKPYIDRTKQAVRQIFDQLRHSPMGGEIHFGLVAFRSSVKAAPGLEYVDKLVVDPNAPDNIRTFEAGIDSVEEAHVSSAKFDEDAYAGIDRALKSIDWQPYLAKYAVLITDAGALGPGDRDDKGRPLSATGKTAEEIRDSALDDRGVTLYAIHLKTSQGKEYNDHAKAANQYRQLTRNVQTGESLYYPVENAGDIADFGAYIDCVARSMTHNIDAASRPGQGGKVDWAKLCPPLQTGNTASNQQLDRMRRHAEVLGHALRLEYLGKVTAGGVPADFAGWMNDRDLVDPVRPNVEVKVLLSRNELSNLADTVKAILDAARAGQKSSGEFYNSLRSYIAALGRDPTQARHQEKLSLAEMGLLGEYLDGLPYQSHVMGMTPERWAGLGPTEQDDFIREVENKLERYREYESDNRRWIALGGPDSAVEDGDKVYPVPLDALP, from the coding sequence ATGGCTAAGAAGGCGGGGCGCTGTAAAAACTATGATGGCTGCGCCAAGGCCAAGCAACACACGGTCATCGACGCCGACGAATTCAATTTCGTCTGCCCGGAGTGCGGCTCTGGCCTATCAGATTATGTGCGTCCCAAATCTGCGGGACCGAACTGGCCGCTGCTGGGTTTGCTCGGGTTGGTTGCGGCCGGGGCGATCGGCGGTACGGGGTATTGGCTGCTGTCCGGCAAAGATAAGCCAGAAGCCGCGCCGGTGCCGACACCGATCATCGCCAAGCCCCCGCCTATAGCTCCCGCCCGTTGCGTGCCGCAACCCTTGCTCCTGCCCGGCAAGCGCAGCCTGTACGAGCGCATCCTGACCCGACCCGGCGCGGTCCTGACCACGCAACCGGGGAACGGGCAGGGCGAGGCCCAAGCGCCGCTGACCCGCTTCTATGTCTATCAACGGCAGTCGCTCGGCGGCGAGGAATGGTTGCAAGTCGGCGGTAGCGCCGAATGCAAGCCGGAGGGTTGGCTGCGCGGTGCTTCCGCCGTAGCTTGGAAGCAACAAATCACCGTGGTGTTCGACAACCCGGCGGGCCGCGAGCGGGTCTGGCTGTTCAAAGACGATACCGCTTTGGAAAGTATCGCCAAATCCACCGATCCGGCGGCGGACGTGGGTCAGCTACGGGTCGGCGACTCCCGGATCGTTTCCGCCGAACCCGAGAATTACATCGACTTTAATCAGAAGTTCTACCTGCTGCCGATCACCGATTCCAGGGAAATCCGCAACGGTGGCGGGAGGCCGATGCACTTGCTCAAAGTCCATGCTGTCACCCAGGCCGAGGGCGACGAAACACCTCCGCCACTGCCGGAAAAACCCAAGGCGGCGGTGGTGTTCGTGATCGATTCCACGATTTCGATGAAGCCCTACATCGACCGCACCAAGCAGGCGGTGAGGCAGATTTTCGACCAATTGCGCCATTCCCCCATGGGAGGCGAAATTCATTTCGGCTTGGTGGCGTTCCGTTCCAGCGTCAAGGCCGCGCCGGGTCTGGAATATGTCGATAAATTGGTGGTCGATCCCAACGCGCCCGATAACATCCGCACTTTCGAGGCCGGGATCGACAGCGTCGAAGAGGCCCACGTGTCCAGCGCGAAATTCGACGAGGACGCCTATGCCGGTATCGACCGGGCGCTCAAGTCCATCGATTGGCAGCCCTATCTCGCCAAATACGCCGTACTTATCACCGATGCCGGTGCCTTGGGTCCGGGCGACCGCGACGACAAGGGCCGACCCCTTTCGGCTACCGGCAAGACCGCCGAGGAAATCCGCGATAGCGCTTTGGACGACCGTGGCGTCACGCTCTACGCCATCCATCTCAAAACCTCACAGGGCAAGGAATATAACGACCACGCCAAGGCCGCCAACCAATACCGGCAATTGACCCGCAATGTGCAAACCGGGGAATCGCTGTACTACCCGGTCGAGAACGCCGGGGATATCGCCGATTTCGGGGCGTATATCGACTGTGTGGCGCGGTCGATGACTCACAATATCGATGCCGCCAGCCGACCAGGGCAGGGTGGGAAAGTCGATTGGGCCAAACTGTGCCCGCCGCTCCAAACCGGCAACACGGCTAGCAATCAACAACTCGACCGGATGCGCCGCCATGCCGAAGTGCTGGGCCATGCCTTGCGCCTGGAATATCTTGGCAAAGTAACCGCCGGAGGCGTGCCCGCCGACTTCGCCGGCTGGATGAACGACCGCGACCTCGTCGATCCGGTGCGGCCCAATGTCGAGGTCAAGGTCTTGTTGTCCCGCAACGAACTCAGCAACCTGGCCGATACCGTCAAGGCCATCCTCGACGCCGCCCGCGCCGGGCAGAAATCCTCCGGCGAGTTCTACAACAGCCTGCGTTCCTATATCGCCGCCCTGGGCCGCGATCCCACCCAGGCCCGCCACCAGGAAAAACTCAGCCTCGCCGAAATGGGCCTGTTGGGCGAATACCTGGATGGGCTTCCCTACCAGAGCCATGTGATGGGCATGACGCCGGAGCGCTGGGCCGGTCTCGGGCCGACTGAACAGGACGATTTCATCCGCGAGGTCGAGAACAAACTGGAGCGCTACCGCGAGTACGAGAGCGATAACCGTCGCTGGATTGCCTTGGGCGGGCCGGACTCTGCGGTGGAGGACGGCGATAAGGTCTATCCCGTGCCCTTGGACGCCTTGCCCTGA
- a CDS encoding ABC transporter ATP-binding protein, producing the protein MVAAPRLEFELRRTRGVGDEDFRVGTARATLGAGEILALTGPSGCGKSTLLEMLGLVLEPGPGSHLAWRVDAEQPPLDIPALWRHGREDALCGLRAHRLGFILQSGGLVPFLDVRGNIGLPRRLVGLSEGGPEVDRLVDTLDIRHLLAKKPGQLSVGERQRVAIARALAHAPPLLLADEPTAALDPARAEAVLGLLVGLVRDGRGMAVIVTHDRDLIQRLGLREMRAWVDAGGRLARFDHAV; encoded by the coding sequence ATGGTCGCCGCGCCCCGCCTTGAATTCGAGTTGCGGCGCACCAGGGGCGTCGGCGACGAGGATTTCAGGGTAGGGACCGCCCGCGCCACGCTGGGCGCGGGGGAAATCCTGGCCCTGACCGGCCCCAGCGGCTGCGGCAAAAGCACGCTGTTGGAAATGCTCGGACTGGTGCTGGAACCCGGTCCCGGCAGCCATCTGGCATGGCGGGTGGACGCGGAACAGCCGCCGCTCGACATCCCCGCTTTATGGCGGCATGGGCGCGAAGACGCGCTCTGTGGGCTACGCGCCCACCGGCTCGGCTTCATCCTGCAAAGCGGCGGTTTGGTGCCATTCCTGGACGTGCGCGGCAATATCGGCCTGCCCCGGCGCTTGGTCGGCCTGTCGGAAGGTGGCCCGGAGGTGGACCGCCTGGTCGATACCCTCGATATCCGCCATCTACTGGCGAAGAAACCGGGCCAGCTTTCGGTGGGCGAACGCCAGCGGGTCGCCATCGCCCGCGCCCTGGCCCATGCTCCGCCCTTGCTGCTGGCTGACGAACCCACGGCCGCGCTGGACCCGGCCCGCGCCGAAGCCGTCCTGGGTTTGTTGGTGGGTTTGGTACGTGACGGGCGTGGCATGGCGGTCATCGTCACCCACGACCGCGATTTGATCCAGCGCTTGGGCCTGCGGGAAATGCGGGCCTGGGTCGATGCCGGAGGCCGGTTGGCGAGGTTCGACCATGCGGTCTGA
- a CDS encoding ABC transporter permease, with translation MRSESAPVHPNPAPQSRRGLALRLGFQDLRHDWRVSAALALSIVSVLAPLLLLLGLKAGVLYTLREILLKDPRNLEVLIFENTRLSPAWFEQLRADTEQVRFVIPGTRTLSAVVDLENQDGLQLRQVDIVPTAVGDPLLPPGLVPPDRIDSVLLTHPAAAQLAVSPGERIKVWITRTLDGIDQREALALTVAGIVPEASLARPALFTRLEFLEAVEDYKEGYAAPALLFGREALPEAGAPPSAVCGSAWGGPLPSWLLWPDAPDDLFPTGAEFTLFPLVQPATAAPARTASSLLAGKHRAGPRTTYAKARLYAHRPEDVIPLADRLRASGLETRTRMDDLTRLQATDRLLGWVLAWIGTIALVGGGCAFGGASWITLERKRGSLALLRLMGLAGCEILAFCLYQALLLGGAAFVIAGALYAAGAMALNHYGAGVFAELLGYGGVAGALCRLEVGDALTAAAGTLGFTLLASLLGVFHAQSIQPAECLRENG, from the coding sequence ATGCGGTCTGAGAGCGCCCCGGTCCATCCGAATCCCGCGCCGCAGTCGCGCAGGGGTTTGGCTTTGCGCTTGGGGTTCCAGGATTTGCGCCACGATTGGCGGGTGTCGGCGGCCCTGGCCTTGTCCATCGTCAGCGTGCTGGCCCCGCTGTTGTTGTTGCTGGGACTCAAGGCCGGGGTGCTGTACACCTTGCGCGAAATCCTGCTCAAAGACCCGCGCAACCTCGAAGTCCTGATTTTCGAGAACACCCGTTTATCCCCGGCTTGGTTCGAGCAACTCCGCGCCGATACCGAACAGGTCCGCTTCGTCATTCCCGGCACCCGTACCCTGAGCGCCGTGGTCGATCTGGAAAACCAGGACGGCCTGCAACTCCGGCAGGTGGATATCGTGCCCACGGCGGTGGGCGATCCCTTGTTGCCGCCGGGACTGGTCCCGCCCGACCGGATCGATTCCGTCCTGCTGACCCATCCCGCCGCCGCCCAACTGGCCGTGTCGCCCGGCGAGCGCATCAAAGTTTGGATCACGCGCACCCTGGACGGCATCGACCAGCGCGAAGCCCTGGCATTGACGGTCGCGGGCATCGTGCCGGAAGCATCGTTGGCCCGGCCCGCGTTGTTCACCCGCTTGGAATTCCTGGAAGCCGTCGAGGATTACAAGGAGGGCTATGCCGCGCCCGCCTTGCTATTCGGGCGGGAAGCGCTTCCCGAGGCGGGAGCGCCACCGTCCGCCGTTTGCGGCAGTGCTTGGGGCGGACCGCTACCGTCCTGGCTGCTCTGGCCCGATGCGCCCGATGACCTGTTCCCGACGGGTGCGGAGTTCACGCTGTTTCCTTTGGTCCAGCCCGCCACCGCTGCTCCGGCCCGCACCGCTTCTTCCTTGCTGGCGGGCAAACACCGTGCCGGCCCGCGCACCACCTATGCCAAGGCCCGGCTTTATGCCCACCGGCCCGAGGATGTGATTCCGCTGGCCGACCGCCTCCGGGCTTCCGGGCTGGAAACCCGCACCCGCATGGACGACCTCACCCGTCTGCAAGCCACCGACCGGCTGCTGGGCTGGGTCTTGGCCTGGATCGGCACGATAGCCTTGGTGGGGGGGGGCTGCGCCTTCGGCGGCGCCAGTTGGATCACCCTCGAACGCAAGCGCGGCAGTTTGGCTTTGCTGCGCTTGATGGGTCTCGCGGGCTGCGAAATCCTGGCTTTCTGCCTGTATCAAGCTTTGCTCCTGGGTGGCGCGGCCTTCGTCATCGCCGGGGCGCTGTACGCGGCGGGAGCCATGGCGCTCAACCACTACGGTGCGGGGGTGTTCGCCGAATTATTGGGTTACGGCGGCGTGGCCGGGGCGCTTTGCCGCCTGGAAGTCGGGGACGCGCTGACCGCCGCCGCCGGCACCTTGGGTTTTACCTTGTTGGCTTCGTTACTGGGGGTTTTCCATGCGCAATCGATCCAGCCGGCGGAATGCCTGCGTGAGAATGGCTGA